One window from the genome of Myxocyprinus asiaticus isolate MX2 ecotype Aquarium Trade chromosome 30, UBuf_Myxa_2, whole genome shotgun sequence encodes:
- the LOC127421477 gene encoding splicing factor, proline- and glutamine-rich-like isoform X4, whose translation MSRDRYRNHGGFQYRGRGGVGMRGGMGNNNFRNQGPQPYQNRGPQMGGGFKANLGNQPNRGNLPSQVSTPQKPQESAQNKPVIQSPQAQGPGLAQQGNNKGPTAPQTAIVNKGPTAPQTAIVNKGPTTPQTAITNKGPTAPQTAIANKGPTALQTAIANKGPTAPQTAIANKGPTAPQTAIATLPKIQSPQPQNTSAMKSPDLGSPQSQPDKYQLKGGMGNGQKSPFPSKKESEQTPQQHTPEKVDVSQTQEFKATLSLLRKPGEKTYTQRCRLFIGNLPNDITETEFRKLFAKYGEPSEIFINHGKGFGFIRLESRALAEIAKAELDDIPMKGRPLRVRFATHSAALSVRNLSPFVSNELLEEAFSQFGLVERAVVIVDDRGRSTGKGIVEFSSRPAARKAIDRCNDGVFLLTSSPRPVVVELLEQYDTDDGLPEKLAQKNPNYQKEREQPPRFARPGTFEFEYSQQWKSLDEMEKQQRQQVEKNIHEAREKLETEMDDAYHEHQANLLRQDLLRRQEELRRMEELHSQEMQKRKEMQLRQEEERRSREEEMMRQREMEEQMRRKREESYRMGNFMDNRDREMRMNSGGGMGLADMPFGSPGQKFPLSGMNFDTHQGLGGSTSGGMTPNEMRNERFPQGGPRGMGAGNPGFGRVREEFDGPAKKPRF comes from the exons ATGTCTCGCGACCGGTACCGTAACCACGGAGGATTCCAGTATCGTGGCCGCGGAGGAGTTGGGATGCGCGGCGGAATGGGAAACAACAACTTTCGGAATCAAGGCCCGCAACCTTATCAGAACCGAGGGCCCCAGATGGGCGGCGGATTTAAGGCGAATCTGGGAAACCAGCCGAATCGGGGGAACCTACCGAGTCAGGTCTCTACGCCACAGAAACCTCAGGAATCCGCCCAGAATAAGCCTGTGATTCAGTCACCTCAAGCGCAAGGCCCTGGTCTTGCTCAACAGGGCAACAACAAAGGCCCGACGGCACCGCAGACTGCAATCGTCAACAAAGGTCCGACGGCACCGCAGACTGCAATCGTCAACAAAGGTCCGACGACACCGCAGACTGCAATCACCAACAAAG GGCCGACGGCACCGCAGACTGCCATCGCCAATAAAGGTCCGACGGCACTGCAGACTGCTATCGCCAATAAAGGCCCGACGGCACCGCAGACTGCCATCGCCAATAAAGGCCCGACGGCACCGCAGACTGCCATCGCCACTCTGCCGAAGATCCAGTCTCCGCAGCCACAAAATACTTCCGCCATGAAGAGCCCAGACCTCGGTTCCCCACAGAGCCAGCCCGATAAGTATCAACTCAAAGGTGGGATGGGGAATGGTCAGAAATCGCCTTTCCCTTCTAAGAAAGAGTCGGAGCAGACACCGCAACAACATACCCCAGAGAAAGTAGACGTCTCTCAGACGCAG GAATTTAAAGCAACTCTTTCTTTGCTGCGCAAACCTGGAGAGAAGACCTACACTCAACGTTGCCGTCTGTTTATTGGGAACCTGCCTAATGACATCACTGAAACTGAATTCAGGAAACTGTTTGCGAAGTATGGGGAACCCAGTGAGATTTTCATCAATCATGGCAAAGGTTTTGGCTTCATCAGACTG GAATCTCGTGCCTTGGCTGAGATTGCAAAAGCTGAGCTGGATGATATTCCAATGAAAGGCAGACCACTCAGAGTTCGCTTTGCCACTCACTCTGCTGCGCTGTCTGTGCGCAACCTCTCTCCCTTTGTCTCCAACGAGCTTCTGGAAGAGGCCTTCTCCCAGTTTGGATTGGTGGAAAGAGCTGTCGTGATCGTTGATGACCGCGGGCGCTCAACGGGGAAAGGCATTGTTGAGTTTTCTTCAAGACCCGCTGCACGAAAGGCTATTGATCGTTGTAATGATGGAGTTTTCCTTCTTACATC gtCACCCCGGCCGGTTGTTGTTGAATTGTTAGAACAGTACGATACTGACGATGGTTTGCCAGAGAAGCTTGCGCAGAAGAACCCCAATTATCAGAA GGAGCGAGAGCAGCCTCCTCGGTTTGCCCGTCCTGGCACCTTCGAGTTTGAATACTCCCAGCAGTGGAAGTCCCTTGATGAGATGGAGAAACAGCAGCGGCAGCAAGTGGAAAAGAACATTCATGAGGCCCGTGAGAAGCTGGAGACAGAAATGGACGATGCCTATCATGAGCATCAAGCAAATTTGCTTAGACAGG ATCTTCTTAGACGTCAAGAGGAACTCCGGCGGATGGAAGAGTTGCATAGTCAGGAGATGCAGAAACGTAAAGAGATGCAGCTCAG GCAAGAGGAGGAACGCCGTAGTAGAGAGGAGGAGATGATGCGCCAGAGGGAGATGGAGGAACAGATGAGGCGCAAGCGTGAGGAGTCATACAGAATGGGCAATTTCATGGATAAT AGGGACAGGGAGATGAGAATGAATTCTGGTGGAGGCATGGGATTGGCAG atatgCCTTTTGGGTCACCTGGCCAGAAGTTCCCATTGTCAGGGATGAATTTCGATACACATCAGGGATTGGGGGGATCAACATCTGGGGGCATGACGCCCAACGAAATG CGCAATGAGCGTTTCCCACAAGGTGGCCCAAGGGGCATGGGTGCTGGAAACCCAGGATTTGGCAGGGTCCGTGAGGAATTTGATGGACCTGCCAAGAAGCCACGCTTCTGA
- the LOC127421477 gene encoding splicing factor, proline- and glutamine-rich-like isoform X2, producing the protein MSRDRYRNHGGFQYRGRGGVGMRGGMGNNNFRNQGPQPYQNRGPQMGGGFKANLGNQPNRGNLPSQVSTPQKPQESAQNKPVIQSPQAQGPGLAQQGNNKGPTAPQTAIVNKGPTAPQTAIVNKGPTTPQTAITNKGPTAPQTAIANKGPTAPQTAIANKGPTAPQTAIANKGPTAPQTAIATLPKIQSPQPQNTSAMKSPDLGSPQSQPDKYQLKGGMGNGQKSPFPSKKESEQTPQQHTPEKVDVSQTQEFKATLSLLRKPGEKTYTQRCRLFIGNLPNDITETEFRKLFAKYGEPSEIFINHGKGFGFIRLESRALAEIAKAELDDIPMKGRPLRVRFATHSAALSVRNLSPFVSNELLEEAFSQFGLVERAVVIVDDRGRSTGKGIVEFSSRPAARKAIDRCNDGVFLLTSSPRPVVVELLEQYDTDDGLPEKLAQKNPNYQKEREQPPRFARPGTFEFEYSQQWKSLDEMEKQQRQQVEKNIHEAREKLETEMDDAYHEHQANLLRQDLLRRQEELRRMEELHSQEMQKRKEMQLRQEEERRSREEEMMRQREMEEQMRRKREESYRMGNFMDNRDREMRMNSGGGMGLADMPFGSPGQKFPLSGMNFDTHQGLGGSTSGGMTPNEMRNERFPQGGPRGMGAGNPGFGRVREEFDGPAKKPRF; encoded by the exons ATGTCTCGCGACCGGTACCGTAACCACGGAGGATTCCAGTATCGTGGCCGCGGAGGAGTTGGGATGCGCGGCGGAATGGGAAACAACAACTTTCGGAATCAAGGCCCGCAACCTTATCAGAACCGAGGGCCCCAGATGGGCGGCGGATTTAAGGCGAATCTGGGAAACCAGCCGAATCGGGGGAACCTACCGAGTCAGGTCTCTACGCCACAGAAACCTCAGGAATCCGCCCAGAATAAGCCTGTGATTCAGTCACCTCAAGCGCAAGGCCCTGGTCTTGCTCAACAGGGCAACAACAAAGGCCCGACGGCACCGCAGACTGCAATCGTCAACAAAGGTCCGACGGCACCGCAGACTGCAATCGTCAACAAAGGTCCGACGACACCGCAGACTGCAATCACCAACAAAGGTCCGACGGCACCGCAGACTGCCATCGCCAATAAAGGGCCGACGGCACCGCAGACTGCCATCGCCAATAAAG GCCCGACGGCACCGCAGACTGCCATCGCCAATAAAGGCCCGACGGCACCGCAGACTGCCATCGCCACTCTGCCGAAGATCCAGTCTCCGCAGCCACAAAATACTTCCGCCATGAAGAGCCCAGACCTCGGTTCCCCACAGAGCCAGCCCGATAAGTATCAACTCAAAGGTGGGATGGGGAATGGTCAGAAATCGCCTTTCCCTTCTAAGAAAGAGTCGGAGCAGACACCGCAACAACATACCCCAGAGAAAGTAGACGTCTCTCAGACGCAG GAATTTAAAGCAACTCTTTCTTTGCTGCGCAAACCTGGAGAGAAGACCTACACTCAACGTTGCCGTCTGTTTATTGGGAACCTGCCTAATGACATCACTGAAACTGAATTCAGGAAACTGTTTGCGAAGTATGGGGAACCCAGTGAGATTTTCATCAATCATGGCAAAGGTTTTGGCTTCATCAGACTG GAATCTCGTGCCTTGGCTGAGATTGCAAAAGCTGAGCTGGATGATATTCCAATGAAAGGCAGACCACTCAGAGTTCGCTTTGCCACTCACTCTGCTGCGCTGTCTGTGCGCAACCTCTCTCCCTTTGTCTCCAACGAGCTTCTGGAAGAGGCCTTCTCCCAGTTTGGATTGGTGGAAAGAGCTGTCGTGATCGTTGATGACCGCGGGCGCTCAACGGGGAAAGGCATTGTTGAGTTTTCTTCAAGACCCGCTGCACGAAAGGCTATTGATCGTTGTAATGATGGAGTTTTCCTTCTTACATC gtCACCCCGGCCGGTTGTTGTTGAATTGTTAGAACAGTACGATACTGACGATGGTTTGCCAGAGAAGCTTGCGCAGAAGAACCCCAATTATCAGAA GGAGCGAGAGCAGCCTCCTCGGTTTGCCCGTCCTGGCACCTTCGAGTTTGAATACTCCCAGCAGTGGAAGTCCCTTGATGAGATGGAGAAACAGCAGCGGCAGCAAGTGGAAAAGAACATTCATGAGGCCCGTGAGAAGCTGGAGACAGAAATGGACGATGCCTATCATGAGCATCAAGCAAATTTGCTTAGACAGG ATCTTCTTAGACGTCAAGAGGAACTCCGGCGGATGGAAGAGTTGCATAGTCAGGAGATGCAGAAACGTAAAGAGATGCAGCTCAG GCAAGAGGAGGAACGCCGTAGTAGAGAGGAGGAGATGATGCGCCAGAGGGAGATGGAGGAACAGATGAGGCGCAAGCGTGAGGAGTCATACAGAATGGGCAATTTCATGGATAAT AGGGACAGGGAGATGAGAATGAATTCTGGTGGAGGCATGGGATTGGCAG atatgCCTTTTGGGTCACCTGGCCAGAAGTTCCCATTGTCAGGGATGAATTTCGATACACATCAGGGATTGGGGGGATCAACATCTGGGGGCATGACGCCCAACGAAATG CGCAATGAGCGTTTCCCACAAGGTGGCCCAAGGGGCATGGGTGCTGGAAACCCAGGATTTGGCAGGGTCCGTGAGGAATTTGATGGACCTGCCAAGAAGCCACGCTTCTGA
- the LOC127421477 gene encoding splicing factor, proline- and glutamine-rich-like isoform X10 yields MSRDRYRNHGGFQYRGRGGVGMRGGMGNNNFRNQGPQPYQNRGPQMGGGFKANLGNQPNRGNLPSQVSTPQKPQESAQNKPVIQSPQAQGPGLAQQGNNKGPTAPQTAIVNKGPTAPQTAIVNKGPTTPQTAITNKGPTAPQTAIANKGPTAPQTAIATLPKIQSPQPQNTSAMKSPDLGSPQSQPDKYQLKGGMGNGQKSPFPSKKESEQTPQQHTPEKVDVSQTQEFKATLSLLRKPGEKTYTQRCRLFIGNLPNDITETEFRKLFAKYGEPSEIFINHGKGFGFIRLESRALAEIAKAELDDIPMKGRPLRVRFATHSAALSVRNLSPFVSNELLEEAFSQFGLVERAVVIVDDRGRSTGKGIVEFSSRPAARKAIDRCNDGVFLLTSSPRPVVVELLEQYDTDDGLPEKLAQKNPNYQKEREQPPRFARPGTFEFEYSQQWKSLDEMEKQQRQQVEKNIHEAREKLETEMDDAYHEHQANLLRQDLLRRQEELRRMEELHSQEMQKRKEMQLRQEEERRSREEEMMRQREMEEQMRRKREESYRMGNFMDNRDREMRMNSGGGMGLADMPFGSPGQKFPLSGMNFDTHQGLGGSTSGGMTPNEMRNERFPQGGPRGMGAGNPGFGRVREEFDGPAKKPRF; encoded by the exons ATGTCTCGCGACCGGTACCGTAACCACGGAGGATTCCAGTATCGTGGCCGCGGAGGAGTTGGGATGCGCGGCGGAATGGGAAACAACAACTTTCGGAATCAAGGCCCGCAACCTTATCAGAACCGAGGGCCCCAGATGGGCGGCGGATTTAAGGCGAATCTGGGAAACCAGCCGAATCGGGGGAACCTACCGAGTCAGGTCTCTACGCCACAGAAACCTCAGGAATCCGCCCAGAATAAGCCTGTGATTCAGTCACCTCAAGCGCAAGGCCCTGGTCTTGCTCAACAGGGCAACAACAAAGGCCCGACGGCACCGCAGACTGCAATCGTCAACAAAGGTCCGACGGCACCGCAGACTGCAATCGTCAACAAAGGTCCGACGACACCGCAGACTGCAATCACCAACAAAG GCCCGACGGCACCGCAGACTGCCATCGCCAATAAAGGCCCGACGGCACCGCAGACTGCCATCGCCACTCTGCCGAAGATCCAGTCTCCGCAGCCACAAAATACTTCCGCCATGAAGAGCCCAGACCTCGGTTCCCCACAGAGCCAGCCCGATAAGTATCAACTCAAAGGTGGGATGGGGAATGGTCAGAAATCGCCTTTCCCTTCTAAGAAAGAGTCGGAGCAGACACCGCAACAACATACCCCAGAGAAAGTAGACGTCTCTCAGACGCAG GAATTTAAAGCAACTCTTTCTTTGCTGCGCAAACCTGGAGAGAAGACCTACACTCAACGTTGCCGTCTGTTTATTGGGAACCTGCCTAATGACATCACTGAAACTGAATTCAGGAAACTGTTTGCGAAGTATGGGGAACCCAGTGAGATTTTCATCAATCATGGCAAAGGTTTTGGCTTCATCAGACTG GAATCTCGTGCCTTGGCTGAGATTGCAAAAGCTGAGCTGGATGATATTCCAATGAAAGGCAGACCACTCAGAGTTCGCTTTGCCACTCACTCTGCTGCGCTGTCTGTGCGCAACCTCTCTCCCTTTGTCTCCAACGAGCTTCTGGAAGAGGCCTTCTCCCAGTTTGGATTGGTGGAAAGAGCTGTCGTGATCGTTGATGACCGCGGGCGCTCAACGGGGAAAGGCATTGTTGAGTTTTCTTCAAGACCCGCTGCACGAAAGGCTATTGATCGTTGTAATGATGGAGTTTTCCTTCTTACATC gtCACCCCGGCCGGTTGTTGTTGAATTGTTAGAACAGTACGATACTGACGATGGTTTGCCAGAGAAGCTTGCGCAGAAGAACCCCAATTATCAGAA GGAGCGAGAGCAGCCTCCTCGGTTTGCCCGTCCTGGCACCTTCGAGTTTGAATACTCCCAGCAGTGGAAGTCCCTTGATGAGATGGAGAAACAGCAGCGGCAGCAAGTGGAAAAGAACATTCATGAGGCCCGTGAGAAGCTGGAGACAGAAATGGACGATGCCTATCATGAGCATCAAGCAAATTTGCTTAGACAGG ATCTTCTTAGACGTCAAGAGGAACTCCGGCGGATGGAAGAGTTGCATAGTCAGGAGATGCAGAAACGTAAAGAGATGCAGCTCAG GCAAGAGGAGGAACGCCGTAGTAGAGAGGAGGAGATGATGCGCCAGAGGGAGATGGAGGAACAGATGAGGCGCAAGCGTGAGGAGTCATACAGAATGGGCAATTTCATGGATAAT AGGGACAGGGAGATGAGAATGAATTCTGGTGGAGGCATGGGATTGGCAG atatgCCTTTTGGGTCACCTGGCCAGAAGTTCCCATTGTCAGGGATGAATTTCGATACACATCAGGGATTGGGGGGATCAACATCTGGGGGCATGACGCCCAACGAAATG CGCAATGAGCGTTTCCCACAAGGTGGCCCAAGGGGCATGGGTGCTGGAAACCCAGGATTTGGCAGGGTCCGTGAGGAATTTGATGGACCTGCCAAGAAGCCACGCTTCTGA